The following nucleotide sequence is from Cercospora beticola chromosome 2, complete sequence.
TCTCGCTGAAGATGTGTTCAGGCCTCGGACGATGACTTGAAGCGACTTTATGATGAAATTCGGGCCGAACATGGTCAAGGACCAGATATCCTGGTGGCGAACGCCGGCTACGGGAAACGTACCTCGGATATtttcgacatcgacatcgaggagTGGGACTACACTATCAATGTCAACCTCCGAGCGAGCTTCATTCTCACCAAGCTCGCCGTAGCACACATGAAGGAAAAGAATTGGGGCCGTATCATCTACATCTCCAGTATCGCAGCAGGTGGCACATCAATCAATGGCTGTCACTACTCAGCATCTAAGGCTGGTGTCCAAGGCCTCTCGAAGAATCTTGCGATCAAGTTGGCTAAGAACGGGATTACTTGCAATGATGTGGCGCCTGCGATGATTACTGGGACTGGCATGATTCCCGATGAGGAGTTCTTGAAGGGCACGCCGGGCGATGTGAAGAACATCCCTGTTGGTAGAGCTGGCACGACGCAGGAGTGTGCGAATGTCGTGACTATGCTGGCGAAGACGGGGTATATGA
It contains:
- a CDS encoding uncharacterized protein (antiSMASH:Cluster_14~SMCOG1001:short-chain dehydrogenase/reductase SDR) translates to MPVNNEIAGKLALITGASGGIGAACARDLFASGAALALTYSSNKASVDQLIEELRPNANGRKLTAHKADMASDDDLKRLYDEIRAEHGQGPDILVANAGYGKRTSDIFDIDIEEWDYTINVNLRASFILTKLAVAHMKEKNWGRIIYISSIAAGGTSINGCHYSASKAGVQGLSKNLAIKLAKNGITCNDVAPAMITGTGMIPDEEFLKGTPGDVKNIPVGRAGTTQECANVVTMLAKTGYMTGQSILISGGLK